CGACACCCTCTGGATATTTTCCTTACGTTTGcattaacacagctaaaagctcctCCTTCCTTTTTCCGCCTCAGGCTGATGGTCGTGCTGTGTAAAGAAGTTTCGTTGCTTTCTAAGAAGTTCACCGCCTGTCTAACAGCAGCCGGGGTGAGTAGAACGATAGCTATTGGAAAAACAGAATAAAGAGTCAGGGATTtacttgtttgttttccccccctcccctcccagtCAAACGAGAAGGGAGAAGTCCTCAACCCGCTGATCACAGGAGTCTTCTTAGAGGTTTGTGTCTGAATTTAAGAGCTCAGGGTATGTGGCTCATAATGGCTAAAACCTCTTCCCCCTCTCGCAGGCGTCCAACAGCGCGTCGTACATTCAGGATGCCTTCCAACTTCTCATGCCCATCCTGGAGATCTGCCACATCCAGAGGACAGCCAACGCAACCGACTCCTGAGAGGagaccatttgtttttttttctttaagtttCTATTTCAACCAGTGTTAACTCTACTTTTTTGGATGCATCCAACTTGCCACTGTATTCACGTCCATCCAAAATTATCTCTCCCTCATTAAAGTCAAAGCTCAGGTGGTCAGATATGAAGCCTTGTGGTCAGGTCATGTGCAGAGTAGTATGACAAACATAATGAagtgctttaaaataaaacattttacaggTAAAATTGTGTTGCGTGTGTTTTCATTCCGCCACTGAGCTGAACTtcaatcaataaaattaaagtGAAAACAGCTCAgcatgtataaatatatttttctatatttattATAAGGAATAATGTGTATTTATGTCACAAAAGTACATTACAAAATTGGTGATATACTATATAACATAAATATActtatatttgacattttttaaacaatattttatactttaacttttaagacattttaaacttattttattCATAAACATTTACATCTTTTCACTTGAAttcttttctttgaatttaaGAAAAGtcgtaattgatttttttaaaataaagtttgataTAGAGAACATTactgtaaatttatttttttccaaaaatttaaTTTCGAAAGTTGCTCCATGCACCCTCCGAAAGACAGGTGGCGATAATTACATCAACCGGAAGCCCCAGCCACCACAAAAATAGGAAGCAACGCGAGTCGCAGCGGAAACTACGGAGAAGTCCAGTGCGGCGCTTGCTAGCTCGGCTGCGGGCACGTCGAGGAAATTCTCAGGTACAAgcctttttctttattattttcatttgtgcgTCAGCTGTTTTTAGTTGTCGATATGCGTAGTCGTTGTCGTAGACGAGACAAAAACGGAGCAGCTGAGGGACCCAATTGTTGTTCGCGCCTTCGTTCGCGAGAGAATTCGCTGGCTAGTAAACGTTAGCATTGGTGCTGAACCCCCGGCGTCGGTGCCGTTACTTGTCCCGTTATGAATTCTCTATTGCCttctattttatgtttacacgGTTGTTTAATGTCGTGGAATTACTGCTGGCTTCTTAGTGACTACAATGCAACGAAAGCAACGTGTTCGCGTGTCTATCTATCTACAGTAAACAACTTCGAGCACGGTACCCAGCATGCAACGCGCACtactaaaataaatcaatattagaAGCTTAAGTTAATGGAGGCTATTGTATGTGGTCTTTCCTGAAATGTCCTCATATGCCAGGAGATGGTGCCAAAGCGCTGCCTAGTAGGAAAGTAGTCAAGGTTGCACGTTGAATTGATGCGTCTGGATGGAGAGCTGATTTTCCCCTCAAATGTATTTCATCCCGAATGCGTATTTTCAGATATTTGCCCCCACCCCCGAGCTCCCTCACCCCCTACCCCCCAGAGCGCTGCCAACTAACCGGTGGGGGATCATCGAGAGGTCTCGTGAGCCGCCGCCAACATGCCGGCTGCACTCACGGACGCCAGCCAGATCATCTGCGAGGTCTGGGCCAGCAACGTGGACGACGAGATGAAGAAAATCCGACAGATAATCCAGAGCTACAACTATATCGCCATGGTAACCAATTACATAATTaccacccacccccacccctcacAAAGTTAAACAGTGTTTGACCAAAAAGCAGCCATCGTTGGTCATAGGTTGCAAAGACTTAGAAACGGACTCGTTTTTGTCTCGCCAGGACACGGAATTCCCCGGCGTGGTGGTGCGGCCGATCGGCGAGTTCCGCAGCACGGTGGACTACCAGTACCAGCTGCTGCGCTGCAACGTGGACCTGCTGAAGATCATCCAGCTTGGCCTCACATTCATGAACCAGGATGGCGACTACCCGCATGGCACCACCACCTGGCAGTTCAATTTCAAGTTCAACCTCACGTACgccatatttcatatttctttaACACCTAGCATATTCAGGCTGAACAAAAGGGGTTCAAGAATTCAGCCTTGAGGGACCCCATATGATGTCATGGCCATTTGATCCAATTCTAAACTTCCAGTGGTCATAAATCACTGTTTTCTTTCATTGTTCTAGAGAAGACATGTATTCTCAGGACTCGATCGACCTCCTGCAGAACTCGGGCCTGCAGTTCAAGAAGCACGAGGAGGAAGGCATCGACACGCTCTacttcgccgagctgctcatgACGTCGGGCCTGGTACTGTGCGACAACGTCAAGTGGCTCTCGTTCCACAGGTGGATgccggattttttatttttttattttattttttttttaaatataaattctaGCGCCGCTCGAGGTGGTCATGACAACAACGACTGCTTTATGTTTCTCCAGCGGGTACGACTTTGGTTACCTGGTGAAGCTGCTGACGGATGCCAGGCTGCCCGAGGAGGAGCACGACTTCTTCCAGATTCTCAACCTCTTCTTCCCCGCCATCTATGACGTCAAATATTTGATGAAGAGCTGCAAGAACCTCAAGGTACACAACAAACATGCCACATGGTTACATTTTATGGTCTTATgtctggaaaaaacaaacgGTTTCCTCAGTGGGCTCAAgaaaaatcatttgaaaatttgttaTGTTAATATTAGCATCCTGGGAGTGCGGGACGGCTGTCTAAACAGAAATAATATGCATTTTGGAAACATAAGTTTAAGTGTAAAatggatccttttttttttttttttttttctgttgactTAACTCCAAACTTATTTAACCTAAGTGCTATGCTAACATTAGTGTCCATTCATGGTAAGATGGAGCCTTTTAGAGATAAAGCCGTTTTAGGTTCATCTCACTAGCCTGAACAGTTTTATTAAAAGGTGCCGTGATAACAGACTAtgctaacattttttattgtgctAATGTGGATCTGGGTTATAGGAAGGCTATTTTAACGCCAATTCACCAATCTAAACAAACGACcatcccccacccccccaagaAATTAAAAGTtgctatgctaacattagcatacaTTCATGGTACGATGGAGCCTTTTCGGAGTACAGGAAACCATTTTAGGTTCATCTCACTTGTCTGAACAGTTTTATTAAAAAGGTGCTGTGATAACATTAGCATAtgctaacattttttattgcgCTAAGGCGGATCTGGGTTATAGGAAGGCTATTTTAACGTCGATTCACCAATCTAAACACAAGATAAATGAAATGTTGCTATGCTAACAGTGACTCGCGTTTTCGTCTTTCAAGGGCGGCTTACAGGAAGTAGCGGACCAGCTGGAGCTGAAGCGTATCGGACGGCAGCATCAAGCGGGTTCCGACTCGCTGCTCACCGGCATGGCCTTCTTCAGGATGAAAGAGGTAAAAGCGCACGCTCCCCCAAGCACGGGACGACGTTTAAGTTGCCTGCCACTGACCGGCCCGTCTTTGGTTTGTTCCCCCGCCAGCTGTTTTTCGAAGACAACATCGACGACGCCAAGTATTGCGGCCGCTTGTACGGCCTGGGCTCGGGCTCCACGCAGCCCCAGAACGGCATCTCCAGCTCGGGCCAGGAGGAGAGCAACAACAAGCACTGACTCTCCCGGCCTCGCTGTCCTTGCACTTGTTTTAAAGaaccttttaaatatttttttttgttttgtttttgttcttttgggtTCGCTTGTCGTCGTTAGCGAAGCGTGGGACCACAACACCAGCGGCGGTTTTTCTTACCAGGTTGCGCTCACTCCGTTTTTAAAGTGAACGCCGGTAGGGCCCTCCACCCATTGTAAATTCTATtgtatctttctttttttctttttttttggaaagagaaataaaaatgttttagaaTTTTTCTCCAGATGTCAAAGCGACAACGTTTTAAACGCATGCGTCCGTTTTTTGTCCGGGCCAAACTACTGTCGGCGTGAAGATGTTACCGTTGCTTTTATGTTCTGACTCGTTTTAAATTGTTGTACAttaaattgttttgtattttcaatGTACACTCActtcatttggattttttttttaagtgtgcaaAAAGGAAGCTCTGCTGAGTTTTTccttttaattcaacaaaatgGCTGTGCAGTACAGTGGATCCATGATTTAGCTCAAGAACTGTTGCGAGGCCTTGCTTAGCATGGGGCCTGTTCCGTATTTCCGCAGCAGGTCTTTGGCGACCCCACGCAGGGACTCGGGGATGGAGGAGTTGAGATGGAGTAGGACCAGGCAGCACTCCACCACATCGGGATGAGGATACAACTAGACAGTGGAACCAAGAAGAAGGATgaggattggttaaaaaaaaaaaaaacacacacacaaaaattagctacatttgcatgcatttgttgctcagtgagatacagggaactttcCATTTATGGATTTATGTAAATTTACACTTCATAAAAAGAAATGCTGACACTGGTAACTACCTAcactttatatttaaaaaaaaaatatgtacaaaatTATGGAGAAACTTttaacagaaaatattaggcaactatttgtttagtttttaattgAACTTAACACATGTACAGGTctgtcagaaaattagaatattgtgataaagtccattattttctgtaatgcaattaaataagcaaaaatgtcattctggattcattacaaatcaaccgaaatattgcaagccttttttagtattttattactgattatggcttacagcttaagaaaactcaaatatcctatctcaaaatattagagtatttcctcagaccaagtcaagaaaaatgccataatcagcaatattaaaacaataaaatgcttgaaatatttcagttgatttgtaatgaatccagaatgtatggcatttttgcttatttaattgcattacagaaaataatggactttatcacaacatCTGTAGATGACCATGGAAGCTCCTTGCAATTTTGGTCATAATTTCTAAAcaaatatatcaattttttatatgtttaaaatgacaAGGTAaatgtaagttaaaaaaaatattgctaatatgtatatatatatatatatatatatatatatatattttttttttttactgcaaatgaatatcagcttgaaatatcggttatcagtctccttgacaactaataatcggtatcagcctTGGAAAAACCATATTGGTTTGGtacatataaacaaacacattacaagtgtaaaaaaacaagttgaaataaaaatttaaaggaagaaggggggggggggtaaaattATTCTATCACTACCGTTTATACGAAGAGGAGTTGACATCCAGGCTGAACAAAAGGGGTCAAAGAACTGAGCCTTGAGGGACCCCATATGTAATGACAATgcgattcaattcaaaatttctAGCCGTCAGAAAAATCCAAGCAGGATTTGAACCATTTAAAATGCTTCAATATCATTTTGTTACAATCATACATCTCATGTTGGTACCTTGATGGTTTGAGGAATGTCAGCCAGCTGCGTTTGGTGTTTTGCCATCTTTGCGGTCAAGGACAGAAAAGTCTCCTCTTCCACAGGCCTGAAACAGAAACGTGCTCTCAAGATGGcgacaaaatgtcacaaaagtgCAGCGGAATCGGCcttctgctatttttttttacaaccggATTGTACCGATTATCCCAAAGCACTCACTGTTGTCCCGCCTCGGCGGTTTGCTCTCCGCTGGCGGCCATGTTGCGTCCGTGTCGCGCCACCATGGCGGCCAGGCGCTCGCGCACCTCCTCCGCCGCCCGCCGCTCAGCCTGGCACGCGGCGTGAGCGTCGGACAGGAGCGAGGAGGCGTCAAAGTCCAGCTCGCCAAATTTTTCCGTTCCTTCTTCCGGTGATCCGTGGAGTCCGttgctgatgacatcatcagctgGGCGTCGCCCCCACCACCACTCGTACATACCGTGGTAGGCGGCCCACGCCCGTAGGTTGTCGGCGGCGGCTTGGGCTTCCTCATTCAGATTGCAttggacctccgccaaggcatcTGCCAGGATCCGAAAGAGGGCAGCTGAGATTTGGAAGTCCGTTGAGGCGTCCAAGAGCCACTTTGCCGCCAACCACAACTCCTTCGCCAGCACGCCGCTGTCGTCGAGTAACCATGCTAGGACGCCACCAGCCACGTGACGGGATAAACACAACAGCacctgaaacacaaaatttatttttaccaaactcaaaaaaatcttcaaaatacgTTTGAAGCAGAACCTGCGTGACGGGGAGGCTCGCAGTAGGGGCGGGGCTCTCCAAATTCTGCAACTCCACAAGCAGAGCGCGGAGGTCGTCACCGCGACCGGCGTCCGAGTCCTCCCGAGAGACGTCAAAGTGTTGCGCCCAGACGTCACGCGCCCGCTTAAGGGTGCCACCCTCGCCCACACTCGGCGACGCCCACATGTGGCCGGCGCCACACGTCCCGGGGAGGACGTTCCCGAGGGAGGCGCACAGCAGCTCGGCCACGCTCAGGTGGAGCATGTGAACCTGCGCAATAAACATGGATCGTTAGCATGGTGAGCTTCACTTAGCATCAGTTATTTTgctggccaaaaaaaatatattatcttATGATTAAATGTAGACaaaaattggtttaaaaaaaaaaaaaatatgataaaaaatattttaaatatcaggGATTAGaaactttaaaatattaaaaaatatatattttcattatgtGCTCTGTACATTTATTCTTTTCGTAATTTTTTTCACTGTAATTATTACAATAATTAGTCACACTATTTACATAATTGTAATTTATGtgattcttctaatttcttatGCTCTGTGCATTTATTGCCTACTAATTATATTTTTGTCAATTATTTATGAATCTACATTTTCActatagatttttaaaaataattttctaattttttCATTGTAATTACAATAATTAGTCACACAATTAACTTAATTGTAATTTATGTGATTATTCTAATTTCTTGTGCTCTGTGCATTTATCATCGCCTACAAATGATATTTTCATCAATTATTCAATAATCTATATTTTCATTGTGTGCTCTGTTCATTTTTTCataattttctcattttttcatTGTGATTATTACAACAATTAGTTACACAATTTGCATAATTATAATTTATGtgattattttaatttcttGTGCTCTGTGCATTTATCATCGCCTACAAATGATATTTTCATCAATTATTCATGAATCtatattttcattatatattttcttcacaattttctcattttttcattgtaattattacaaaaattagTCACACAATTTACATAATTGTAATTTATGCGATTATTCTAATTTCTTGTGCTCTGTGCATTTATCATCACCTACAAATTATATTTTCATCAATAATTCATTAATCTGATTTATTAAAtcagaatgtatttatttatttatatttattttgatcattattttttaacttatgTAAAAGACATCATGATACATAAAACAAGAACATACGATATGCTTTAAAAAttaagtttaaattttttttgtggttaaaaaaagattttactcaagcaaatgttttttcttctgttttctttttttttcttcttctttttttttttttttaagtttgacagccacttaaaattttatttaaaaataatgttttatttattcctATTTTGTTAAAGCAGTATTTTGGACATATATGCTTTATTTtgctcattatttattttattttttttaatatttaaaaaatgacgatgtatttACGTGTACATTTAGAatctattttgtttt
The Festucalex cinctus isolate MCC-2025b chromosome 18, RoL_Fcin_1.0, whole genome shotgun sequence genome window above contains:
- the cnot8 gene encoding CCR4-NOT transcription complex subunit 8; translated protein: MPAALTDASQIICEVWASNVDDEMKKIRQIIQSYNYIAMDTEFPGVVVRPIGEFRSTVDYQYQLLRCNVDLLKIIQLGLTFMNQDGDYPHGTTTWQFNFKFNLTEDMYSQDSIDLLQNSGLQFKKHEEEGIDTLYFAELLMTSGLVLCDNVKWLSFHSGYDFGYLVKLLTDARLPEEEHDFFQILNLFFPAIYDVKYLMKSCKNLKGGLQEVADQLELKRIGRQHQAGSDSLLTGMAFFRMKELFFEDNIDDAKYCGRLYGLGSGSTQPQNGISSSGQEESNNKH